One stretch of Tenacibaculum sp. MAR_2010_89 DNA includes these proteins:
- a CDS encoding acetyl-CoA carboxylase carboxyltransferase subunit alpha: MEYLDFEMPIKELEDQLAKCFDIGKESDVDVTETCKKIEKKLEKAKKDIYKNLTPWQRVQLSRHPNRPYTLDYIKAICGNTFMELHGDRSVKDDKAMIGGLGKIGDQSFMFIGQQKGYNTKTRQYRNFGMANPEGYRKALRLMRMAEKFGIPVVTLVDTPGAYPGLEAEERGQGEAIARNILEMTRLKTPVITIIIGEGASGGAVGIGVGDRVYMMENTWYTVISPESCSSILWRSWEFKEQAAEALKLTSDDLKKLKLIDGIIEEPVGGAHSDRNGAYEAVKNQILTAFEELKVLDKVELVGQRMEKYANMGVYKE; the protein is encoded by the coding sequence ATGGAATATTTAGATTTTGAAATGCCAATTAAAGAATTAGAAGATCAATTGGCAAAATGCTTTGATATAGGAAAAGAAAGTGATGTTGACGTTACAGAGACCTGTAAGAAAATTGAAAAAAAATTAGAGAAAGCTAAAAAAGATATATATAAAAACTTGACACCTTGGCAACGAGTACAATTATCACGCCATCCTAATAGACCTTATACTCTAGATTATATTAAAGCTATTTGCGGAAATACTTTTATGGAATTACATGGAGATAGAAGTGTTAAAGATGATAAAGCAATGATTGGTGGTTTAGGTAAAATAGGTGATCAATCGTTTATGTTTATCGGACAGCAAAAAGGGTATAATACTAAAACACGTCAATATCGTAATTTTGGTATGGCTAATCCTGAAGGATACCGTAAAGCTTTACGGTTAATGAGAATGGCTGAGAAATTTGGTATACCTGTAGTAACATTAGTAGATACTCCAGGTGCATATCCTGGTTTAGAAGCTGAAGAAAGAGGTCAGGGTGAAGCTATTGCTCGTAATATACTTGAAATGACTCGTTTAAAAACTCCTGTAATAACTATTATTATTGGAGAAGGAGCATCAGGAGGAGCAGTTGGTATTGGAGTAGGAGATAGAGTGTATATGATGGAAAACACATGGTATACTGTAATTTCTCCTGAGTCTTGTTCATCAATATTATGGCGTAGCTGGGAGTTTAAAGAACAAGCTGCTGAGGCATTGAAATTAACTAGTGATGATTTGAAAAAATTAAAACTAATTGATGGAATAATTGAAGAACCAGTTGGTGGAGCACATTCAGACAGAAACGGAGCTTATGAAGCTGTAAAAAACCAAATTTTAACTGCTTTTGAAGAATTGAAAGTGTTAGATAAAGTTGAGTTGGTTGGACAAAGAATGGAAAAATATGCTAATATGGGAGTATATAAAGAGTAA
- a CDS encoding LptF/LptG family permease has protein sequence MKLLDRYILKRYLVTFLFTLLILIPIAVAIDIAEKIDKFLRNESLTLFEVVNDYYVNFIIYYVNTFMPLALFIAVILFTSKLANNTEIVAINSSQISFTRFLYPYFVGATIITTVALLMNHFFVPSSSKTRRTFEKKYLSSRHYVDNSIRDFSLQLNDSTYVFIQRFNLERNSGYNFSTETYKGIQLKYKLTSENINWDKNDSVFKLYNWKIRKVLKDRDIISSGNNMDTTFAFTPKDFNYKSIVAQEMGSNELIDFITISKKRGIKNLNAYYVELYKRTSLPIASYILTLIAVALAYKKKRGGIGVNLAFGLAIMFVYIFVLKIAEVLGAVADANPLINVWTPNIIFGIYAIYLYINARK, from the coding sequence TTGAAATTATTAGATAGGTACATATTAAAACGTTATTTGGTAACTTTTCTGTTTACCTTACTTATATTGATACCAATAGCGGTTGCTATTGATATTGCTGAGAAAATAGATAAGTTTTTAAGAAATGAAAGCTTAACATTATTTGAAGTTGTAAATGATTATTATGTAAATTTTATAATTTACTATGTTAATACATTTATGCCATTAGCATTGTTTATAGCTGTGATTTTATTTACATCTAAGCTTGCTAATAACACTGAAATAGTTGCTATTAATAGCTCACAAATATCGTTTACTAGATTTTTATATCCATATTTTGTTGGTGCTACTATTATAACAACAGTTGCACTTTTAATGAATCATTTTTTTGTGCCATCTAGTAGTAAAACAAGAAGGACATTTGAAAAAAAATACCTATCAAGTAGACATTATGTTGATAATTCTATAAGGGACTTTAGTTTACAATTAAATGATAGTACTTATGTTTTTATACAAAGATTTAACTTAGAAAGAAATTCGGGATACAATTTCTCAACTGAAACTTATAAAGGAATTCAATTAAAATATAAATTAACTTCAGAAAATATAAATTGGGATAAAAACGATAGCGTTTTTAAATTATATAATTGGAAAATACGTAAAGTACTAAAAGATAGAGATATTATTTCTTCAGGAAATAATATGGATACAACTTTTGCATTTACACCTAAAGATTTTAATTATAAGTCTATTGTTGCCCAAGAAATGGGATCAAATGAGCTGATAGATTTTATTACCATATCTAAAAAAAGAGGTATTAAAAATTTAAACGCTTATTATGTTGAGCTGTATAAAAGAACTAGCTTACCTATTGCTTCATATATTTTAACTTTAATAGCAGTAGCTTTAGCATATAAGAAAAAAAGAGGAGGAATTGGAGTTAATTTAGCTTTTGGTTTAGCTATTATGTTTGTGTACATATTTGTTTTAAAAATAGCTGAAGTTCTTGGTGCTGTTGCCGATGCAAATCCTTTAATAAATGTTTGGACGCCAAATATCATATTTGGTATTTATGCGATATACTTATATATAAATGCAAGAAAGTAA
- a CDS encoding ABC transporter substrate-binding protein has product MKQFLLLYIISFFLIQCKSSNQKESIKKTDKISVLKYAKGFEIITKNGYKELIIKKVFQKSSKQFSYILSNSKNNKNEIKVPVKKLVVTSTTHIPMLELLGSESALVGFPNTQYISSKKTRNRIKQGKVIELGSEQSMNTEKLMDLNPELVVGFSLHPNNKLYENIKKAGIPVVFNGDWLEETPLGRAEWIKFFGALLNKEKEADSIFNKIEAEYLKAKNIAKENNKNITVISGSMFKDVWNVPAGKSFFSSYFKDANLNYLWKDTNGTGSLQLSFEEVLDKGKKANFWFNCGLYETKTQLTTANIHYKEFDAFINNNLYSIAHNKGETGGLIYFELSPVRPDLVLKDLIKITQPNLLPNYQLSFYNRVK; this is encoded by the coding sequence ATGAAACAATTTTTATTATTATATATAATATCTTTTTTTTTAATTCAATGTAAATCATCTAATCAAAAAGAAAGTATTAAAAAAACAGATAAAATAAGCGTATTAAAATATGCTAAAGGTTTTGAAATTATTACTAAAAATGGTTATAAAGAGTTAATTATAAAAAAGGTATTTCAAAAGTCAAGCAAACAATTTTCTTACATACTTAGTAACTCTAAAAACAATAAAAATGAAATTAAAGTGCCAGTTAAAAAACTGGTAGTTACTAGTACTACGCACATTCCAATGCTAGAATTATTAGGTTCAGAAAGCGCTTTAGTAGGTTTTCCTAATACCCAATATATATCTTCTAAAAAAACTAGAAATAGAATTAAGCAAGGAAAAGTAATCGAATTAGGTTCTGAGCAAAGTATGAATACGGAAAAATTAATGGACTTAAACCCTGAACTTGTTGTTGGTTTTTCATTACACCCAAACAATAAATTATATGAGAATATAAAAAAAGCAGGTATTCCTGTAGTTTTTAACGGAGATTGGCTAGAAGAAACTCCTTTAGGTAGAGCAGAATGGATAAAGTTTTTTGGTGCTTTACTTAACAAAGAAAAAGAAGCCGATAGTATTTTTAACAAAATAGAAGCAGAATATTTAAAAGCTAAGAATATTGCCAAAGAAAATAATAAAAATATCACTGTTATTTCGGGCAGTATGTTTAAGGATGTTTGGAATGTTCCTGCAGGAAAAAGTTTTTTTTCATCGTATTTTAAAGACGCAAATCTTAATTATTTATGGAAAGACACGAATGGAACAGGTAGTTTACAACTTAGTTTTGAAGAGGTTTTAGATAAAGGGAAAAAAGCAAATTTTTGGTTTAATTGTGGACTGTATGAAACAAAAACACAATTAACAACTGCCAATATTCATTACAAAGAATTTGATGCTTTTATAAACAACAACTTATATTCTATTGCTCACAATAAAGGTGAAACTGGTGGTTTAATATATTTTGAATTATCTCCAGTACGTCCAGACCTTGTTTTAAAAGATTTAATAAAAATTACTCAACCAAATTTATTACCAAACTATCAATTATCTTTTTACAATCGTGTAAAATAA
- a CDS encoding DMT family transporter, with translation MQESKLKHYLLLHFIVFIWGFTAILGALITINAVPLVWFRMLLAVIFIAIYFIVKKKSFKIEKKAILKFVISGLIIALHWITFFKAIKVSNVSVALVTMSTGAFFTSLIEPVFFKRRIKAIEILLGLLVIFGLYIIFNFESKYTLGIIYALISSFLSALFSVLNGLFVKKYEADLISFYQLLFGVLGVTVFLIFTNQFSLEFFSLPLSDWFYLLLLSSICTAYAFIASVHVMKYLTPYTVMLTINLEPVYAIILALIIFGEKEQMNIEFYYGAAIVLFVVLLNGLLKNKRAIEKKIRTKNK, from the coding sequence ATGCAAGAAAGTAAACTTAAGCATTATTTACTATTACATTTTATAGTTTTTATTTGGGGCTTTACCGCTATTTTAGGAGCTTTAATAACTATTAATGCTGTACCATTAGTTTGGTTTAGAATGCTACTAGCTGTTATTTTTATAGCTATTTATTTTATTGTAAAAAAGAAGAGCTTTAAAATAGAAAAAAAGGCAATTTTAAAATTTGTAATCTCAGGTTTAATAATAGCATTACATTGGATAACTTTTTTTAAAGCAATAAAAGTATCAAATGTATCAGTAGCTCTAGTAACTATGAGTACAGGAGCTTTTTTTACTTCATTAATTGAGCCTGTTTTTTTCAAAAGAAGAATAAAAGCAATTGAAATCTTACTAGGTTTATTGGTGATTTTTGGGTTATATATTATATTTAATTTTGAAAGCAAATATACTTTAGGAATTATATATGCATTGATTTCCTCTTTTTTGTCTGCTTTATTTTCAGTATTAAATGGATTATTTGTAAAAAAGTATGAAGCAGACTTAATATCATTTTATCAACTACTTTTTGGCGTTTTAGGTGTTACTGTATTTTTGATTTTTACAAATCAATTTTCATTAGAATTTTTTAGTTTACCATTGTCAGATTGGTTTTATCTATTATTATTAAGTAGTATTTGTACTGCTTATGCTTTTATAGCCTCCGTTCACGTAATGAAATATTTAACTCCATATACAGTAATGCTAACTATTAACTTAGAGCCCGTATACGCTATAATATTAGCTTTAATTATTTTTGGAGAAAAAGAACAAATGAATATAGAATTTTATTACGGAGCTGCTATTGTTTTATTTGTAGTATTATTAAATGGTTTACTGAAGAATAAAAGAGCTATTGAAAAAAAAATAAGAACAAAAAATAAGTAA
- the chrA gene encoding chromate efflux transporter — protein sequence MSEINKTVSQKKDLKEVATLFFKLGCIAFGGPAAHIAMMEDEVVTKRKWMTQEHFLDLVGATNLIPGPNSTEMTMHCGHERAGWKGLFVAGICFIFPAALITGVFAWLYQEYGQLPDINPFIYGIKPAVISIILMAAYKLSKKAIKSKLLALLCILAIIACLFGVNEIIVLFGAAILGVLLFFIKRNNNYLNSIIPLFIMQFSTETKVSTLSVFLVFLKIGAILYGSGYVLFAFLDSELVANGWLTKQVLLDAIAVGQITPGPILTTATFIGWQMNGFLGALAATFGIFLPSFLLVLILNPLIPKMRKSKVIGNILDTVNVAAVALIIAVCLEMAKNTITDWRTTLIAIVSLLIVFLFKKLNSAFIVLGSSFLGYLLTFI from the coding sequence TTGAGCGAAATAAATAAAACAGTATCACAAAAAAAAGACTTAAAAGAAGTAGCTACTTTATTTTTTAAACTAGGATGTATTGCATTTGGTGGACCAGCTGCACATATAGCAATGATGGAAGATGAAGTTGTTACAAAACGAAAATGGATGACTCAAGAACATTTTTTAGATCTTGTAGGTGCTACTAATTTAATTCCAGGCCCTAATTCTACCGAAATGACTATGCATTGTGGACATGAAAGAGCCGGATGGAAAGGATTATTTGTTGCTGGGATTTGCTTTATTTTTCCTGCAGCTTTAATTACTGGAGTTTTTGCTTGGCTTTACCAAGAATATGGCCAATTACCAGATATCAATCCTTTTATTTATGGTATAAAACCAGCTGTAATTTCAATAATTTTAATGGCAGCTTATAAATTAAGTAAAAAAGCTATAAAAAGTAAACTGTTAGCCTTACTTTGTATTTTAGCAATAATAGCATGCTTGTTTGGAGTAAATGAAATTATTGTTCTTTTTGGAGCTGCTATTTTAGGTGTATTATTATTTTTTATTAAAAGAAATAATAATTATTTAAACAGCATTATTCCTTTATTCATTATGCAATTTAGCACAGAAACCAAAGTATCAACTTTAAGTGTGTTTTTAGTTTTCCTTAAAATTGGAGCAATACTTTATGGTAGTGGTTATGTATTATTTGCTTTCCTTGACTCAGAATTAGTAGCTAATGGTTGGCTTACTAAACAAGTCTTACTAGACGCTATTGCTGTAGGACAAATAACTCCTGGGCCAATTTTAACTACAGCTACTTTTATAGGGTGGCAAATGAATGGTTTTTTAGGAGCTTTAGCTGCTACATTTGGAATATTTCTACCTTCTTTCCTTCTTGTTTTAATACTAAACCCATTAATTCCTAAAATGCGAAAATCAAAAGTAATAGGAAATATTTTAGATACCGTTAATGTAGCTGCAGTAGCTTTAATTATAGCCGTTTGTTTAGAAATGGCTAAAAATACTATCACAGATTGGAGAACAACTTTAATAGCGATAGTTAGTTTACTTATTGTTTTTTTATTTAAAAAATTAAATAGTGCTTTTATTGTTTTAGGAAGCTCTTTTCTAGGATATTTATTAACTTTTATTTAA
- the tgt gene encoding tRNA guanosine(34) transglycosylase Tgt, with amino-acid sequence MQFDLKITDPKSKARAGVITTDHGTIETPIFMPVGTVATVKGVHQSELKEQINPDIILGNTYHLYLRPQTKILEQAGGLHKFMNWDRNILTDSGGYQVYSLSGRRKINEEGVKFKSHIDGSTHFFTPENVMETQRTIGADIIMAFDECTPYPCDYNYAKRSMHMTHRWLKRCINHLEKTPLKYDYNQTFFPIVQGSTYKDLRKQSAEYIASVGAEGNAIGGLSVGEPAEELYAMTEVVTEILPEDKPRYLMGVGTPINILENIALGIDMFDCVMPTRNARNGMLFTAHGSINIKNKKWENDFSPIDEMGITHVDTMYSKAYLRHLFASKEMLGKQIASIHNLGFYLWLTREARKHILAGDFVEWKDKMVKQMDKRL; translated from the coding sequence ATGCAATTTGACTTAAAAATAACTGATCCAAAAAGTAAAGCGCGTGCAGGAGTAATAACTACTGATCACGGAACTATAGAAACTCCAATATTTATGCCTGTAGGTACAGTTGCTACAGTTAAAGGAGTTCATCAATCTGAATTAAAGGAGCAAATAAATCCTGATATAATATTAGGAAATACATACCACTTATATTTACGACCACAAACAAAGATCCTTGAACAAGCTGGAGGGTTACATAAGTTTATGAATTGGGATCGTAATATTTTAACTGATAGTGGAGGATATCAAGTATACTCTCTTTCTGGAAGAAGAAAAATAAACGAAGAGGGAGTAAAGTTTAAAAGTCATATTGATGGCTCTACACATTTTTTTACACCAGAAAATGTAATGGAAACACAACGTACAATTGGAGCGGATATTATTATGGCTTTTGATGAATGTACACCATATCCGTGTGATTATAATTATGCAAAAAGATCAATGCATATGACGCATCGTTGGTTAAAAAGATGTATTAATCATTTAGAAAAAACACCTTTAAAATACGATTATAATCAAACTTTTTTTCCAATAGTACAAGGGAGTACTTATAAAGATTTACGAAAACAATCTGCAGAATATATTGCTTCTGTAGGAGCAGAAGGGAATGCAATTGGAGGTTTATCTGTAGGGGAACCAGCAGAAGAATTGTATGCAATGACTGAGGTTGTTACAGAAATTTTACCTGAAGATAAACCTAGATATTTAATGGGAGTTGGAACTCCAATAAATATATTAGAAAATATAGCTTTAGGAATTGATATGTTTGATTGTGTTATGCCAACACGTAATGCTCGTAACGGAATGTTGTTTACAGCGCATGGAAGTATAAATATAAAAAATAAGAAATGGGAAAATGATTTTTCCCCTATAGATGAAATGGGGATTACTCATGTAGATACTATGTATTCTAAAGCATATTTAAGACATCTTTTTGCATCTAAAGAAATGTTAGGTAAACAAATAGCATCTATACATAACTTAGGGTTTTACTTATGGTTAACCCGCGAAGCAAGAAAGCATATTTTAGCAGGAGATTTTGTTGAGTGGAAAGACAAGATGGTAAAACAAATGGACAAACGTTTATAA
- the cobC gene encoding alpha-ribazole phosphatase, giving the protein MEIILIRHTTPDIAKGICYGQSDINIRDSFLEEIKPILKEMPVNNENVTFYSSPLKRCAILAKELTTKITFDNRLKELNFGDWELKKWDEINRVDLDIWMNDFVNVPTKNGESYIDLHQRTTSFLKEVKQNKTKKAIIVTHAGVIRSIWSYINNIPLEKSFDLKLAYGAIIKLNLV; this is encoded by the coding sequence ATGGAAATTATTTTAATAAGGCATACTACACCTGATATAGCAAAAGGTATTTGTTATGGTCAATCAGATATTAACATTAGAGATTCTTTTTTAGAAGAAATTAAGCCTATTTTAAAAGAAATGCCTGTGAACAATGAAAATGTAACTTTTTATAGTAGTCCATTAAAACGTTGTGCAATTTTAGCAAAAGAATTAACTACAAAAATTACTTTTGACAATCGATTAAAAGAATTGAACTTTGGTGATTGGGAACTAAAAAAATGGGATGAAATTAATAGAGTGGATTTAGATATTTGGATGAACGATTTCGTTAATGTTCCAACAAAAAATGGAGAATCATATATTGATTTACATCAAAGAACTACATCTTTTTTAAAAGAAGTGAAACAAAATAAAACAAAAAAGGCTATAATAGTTACTCATGCAGGAGTGATTAGAAGTATTTGGTCATATATAAACAATATACCATTAGAAAAATCCTTTGATTTAAAACTTGCTTATGGTGCTATTATAAAACTAAATTTAGTTTAA